A window of the Natronospira proteinivora genome harbors these coding sequences:
- a CDS encoding MFS transporter: MQPRDESQALTAPAVIALVIAMGLVGVSFGASAPLVASILEERGFSEYYTGAVSATLSLAIALLSPFAGNLVVRLGPRWITLAGILLQGLCFSALGLALFWAEYLLFPVRFLLGLAAALTFVAAETALLRGVRPHLRGRAMAAYGTIMGLGYGGGVLLSAPAYAWLGLWCFGLVGLLAVVVAPICRWGLRSLPRPQPATDSSRRRGRFMRWRLVIIGLYGAIIFGVLDNGMTGIYPVEGLRLGFDRSQTLNIVGVMLIASVLAQPLCGVLADRIGARRVLAALALTGLAGAGLTGWIAWQGLGYVPTLLGFAVIGLAGGGTYPVCLKMIGDRVRSEALPKANAAFSAAYGWASLLGPLAGAVMIDGAIRAGLLGWALPGLALVIFVFLLPLILLDRHWHR; this comes from the coding sequence GTGCAACCCCGCGACGAAAGCCAAGCCCTGACCGCCCCCGCCGTCATCGCCCTGGTCATAGCCATGGGCCTGGTGGGGGTAAGTTTCGGGGCCAGTGCGCCCCTGGTGGCCTCGATTCTGGAAGAGCGGGGCTTTTCCGAGTATTACACCGGGGCGGTGTCGGCCACCCTGTCGCTGGCCATTGCCCTGTTAAGCCCCTTTGCCGGCAATCTGGTGGTGCGCCTGGGCCCCCGCTGGATCACCCTGGCCGGCATTCTGCTACAGGGCCTGTGCTTTTCCGCCCTGGGCCTGGCCCTGTTCTGGGCCGAATATTTGCTGTTCCCGGTCCGCTTTCTGCTGGGTCTGGCTGCGGCCCTGACTTTCGTCGCAGCCGAAACCGCCCTGCTGCGCGGCGTTCGGCCCCATCTGCGCGGGCGGGCCATGGCCGCCTACGGCACCATCATGGGCCTGGGCTATGGCGGCGGGGTACTCCTCTCGGCACCCGCCTATGCCTGGCTGGGGCTCTGGTGTTTCGGGCTCGTGGGTCTCCTGGCGGTGGTGGTGGCCCCCATTTGCCGCTGGGGCCTGAGAAGCCTGCCCCGCCCGCAACCGGCCACCGATTCCAGCCGCCGGCGCGGCCGCTTCATGCGCTGGCGGCTGGTAATCATCGGTCTCTACGGGGCCATCATCTTCGGCGTTCTGGATAACGGCATGACCGGCATTTACCCGGTGGAAGGCCTGCGTCTGGGCTTTGACCGCAGCCAGACTCTCAACATCGTCGGGGTGATGCTGATCGCCTCGGTGCTGGCCCAGCCCCTGTGCGGGGTGCTCGCCGACCGCATTGGCGCCCGGCGGGTGCTGGCCGCCCTGGCCCTGACCGGCCTGGCCGGGGCCGGGTTGACCGGCTGGATCGCCTGGCAGGGCCTGGGATACGTGCCCACTCTGCTGGGCTTTGCCGTGATCGGCCTGGCCGGCGGCGGCACCTACCCGGTCTGTCTCAAGATGATCGGCGACCGGGTCCGCTCCGAGGCCCTGCCCAAGGCCAATGCCGCCTTTTCCGCCGCCTATGGCTGGGCCTCCCTGCTGGGCCCCCTGGCCGGGGCCGTCATGATCGATGGCGCCATCCGCGCCGGCCTGCTGGGCTGGGCCCTGCCCGGCCTGGCGCTGGTGATTTTCGTCTTCCTCCTGCCCCTGATCCTCCTCGATCGCCACTGGCATCGATGA
- the ispG gene encoding flavodoxin-dependent (E)-4-hydroxy-3-methylbut-2-enyl-diphosphate synthase has product MIQRRETRQVMVGGHPVGGGAPVMVQSMTNTDTADIDATVQQVAELAQAGSEVVRITVNNEAAARAVPEVRARLEARGMDVPLVGDFHFNGHKLLSKYPECAAALAKLRINPGNVGKGSRRDPQFAQMIEIAIKHDKPVRIGVNWGSLDQDLLTRLMDENARASQPREARDIMFEAMIQSAIGSAERAEALGLAGDKIILSCKMSGVQDLITVYRQLADRCDYPLHLGLTEAGMGSKGIVASTAALSVLLQEGIGDTIRISLTPEPGGARTREVIVAQEILQSMGLRSFTPQVVACPGCGRTTSTFFQELAQDIESWIRAQMPRWREEYEGVEEMQVAVMGCVVNGPGESRHANIGISLPGTGERPVAPVFEDGEKTVTLKGDHIAADFQARVQRYIDNHYRSKNEQRKDKAGAREAG; this is encoded by the coding sequence ATGATTCAGCGGCGCGAGACAAGACAAGTGATGGTGGGCGGCCATCCCGTGGGGGGTGGCGCGCCGGTGATGGTCCAGTCCATGACCAACACCGACACCGCCGATATTGATGCCACCGTCCAGCAGGTGGCCGAGCTGGCCCAGGCCGGTTCCGAGGTGGTGCGCATCACCGTCAACAACGAGGCCGCCGCCCGGGCCGTGCCCGAGGTCCGGGCCCGGCTGGAGGCCCGCGGCATGGATGTGCCCCTGGTGGGGGATTTCCATTTCAACGGCCACAAGCTCCTGAGCAAATACCCCGAATGCGCGGCGGCCCTGGCCAAGCTGCGCATCAATCCGGGCAATGTGGGCAAGGGCTCCCGCCGGGACCCGCAGTTCGCCCAGATGATCGAGATCGCCATCAAGCACGACAAGCCGGTGCGCATCGGCGTGAACTGGGGCAGCCTGGACCAGGATCTGCTCACCCGCCTGATGGATGAAAACGCCCGCGCCAGCCAGCCCCGCGAGGCCCGGGACATCATGTTCGAAGCCATGATCCAGTCCGCCATCGGCAGCGCCGAGCGGGCCGAGGCGCTGGGCCTGGCCGGCGACAAGATCATCCTGTCCTGCAAGATGAGCGGGGTGCAGGACCTGATCACGGTCTACCGCCAGCTGGCGGACCGCTGCGACTATCCCCTGCACCTGGGCCTCACCGAGGCCGGCATGGGCAGCAAGGGGATTGTCGCCTCCACCGCCGCCCTCTCGGTGCTGCTGCAGGAAGGCATTGGCGACACCATTCGGATCTCCCTGACGCCGGAGCCCGGCGGCGCCCGCACCCGGGAGGTGATCGTGGCCCAGGAAATCCTCCAGAGCATGGGCCTGCGTTCCTTTACCCCCCAGGTGGTGGCCTGCCCCGGCTGCGGACGGACCACCAGCACCTTTTTCCAGGAACTGGCCCAGGACATCGAAAGCTGGATTCGGGCGCAGATGCCCCGCTGGCGCGAGGAATACGAAGGGGTGGAAGAGATGCAGGTGGCCGTCATGGGCTGCGTGGTAAACGGCCCCGGCGAATCCCGACATGCCAATATCGGCATCAGCCTGCCCGGCACGGGGGAACGGCCCGTGGCGCCGGTATTTGAAGATGGCGAGAAAACCGTCACACTAAAGGGTGACCATATCGCCGCCGATTTCCAGGCGCGCGTTCAGCGGTATATCGACAACCATTACCGCAGCAAAAACGAGCAACGCAAAGACAAGGCCGGGGCGCGGGAAGCCGGCTAA
- the phhA gene encoding phenylalanine 4-monooxygenase, with protein sequence MGKDTKYAAKVPDENGYIHYTEEEDQIWHELITNQKKVLPGRASPIWLEAMERMEFPEDRVPQCTEVSEVLRDHTGWSVAPVPALINFDKFFALLADKQFPAASFIRTREEMEYLQEPDIFHEIFGHTPLLTDQRFADFTHAYGKAGLQASKEDRKYLAALYWFTVEFGLINTEEGLRTYGAGVVSSPGETVYSVESDEPVRKPFDPVECMRTPYRIDIYQRTYFVIDSLDDLFNVAHQDMMGMVEEAKRKGMHAPNFPFDDLPEEKQERFKKMLKEAS encoded by the coding sequence ATGGGTAAGGACACGAAATATGCGGCCAAAGTCCCGGATGAAAATGGCTACATCCATTACACCGAGGAAGAGGATCAGATCTGGCACGAGCTGATCACGAACCAGAAAAAGGTCCTGCCGGGCCGTGCCTCGCCCATCTGGCTGGAAGCCATGGAGCGCATGGAATTCCCGGAAGACCGGGTGCCCCAGTGCACGGAAGTCTCTGAAGTACTGCGGGATCATACCGGCTGGTCCGTGGCGCCGGTGCCGGCACTGATCAACTTTGACAAGTTCTTTGCCCTGCTGGCGGACAAGCAATTCCCCGCGGCCAGTTTCATCCGCACCCGCGAGGAAATGGAATACCTGCAGGAGCCGGATATCTTTCACGAAATCTTCGGCCACACCCCCCTGTTGACCGACCAGCGTTTTGCCGACTTCACCCACGCCTACGGCAAGGCCGGGCTCCAAGCCAGCAAGGAAGACCGAAAATACCTGGCGGCCCTGTACTGGTTCACGGTGGAATTCGGCCTGATCAATACCGAAGAAGGTCTCCGGACTTACGGCGCCGGGGTGGTGTCCTCACCGGGCGAGACCGTCTACTCGGTGGAAAGTGATGAACCGGTGCGCAAACCCTTCGATCCGGTGGAGTGCATGCGTACGCCCTACCGCATCGACATCTATCAGCGCACCTATTTCGTCATCGACAGCCTGGATGATCTGTTTAACGTGGCCCATCAGGACATGATGGGCATGGTGGAAGAAGCCAAGCGCAAGGGCATGCATGCCCCCAACTTCCCCTTCGACGATTTGCCGGAAGAAAAACAGGAACGCTTCAAGAAAATGCTGAAGGAAGCGTCCTGA
- a CDS encoding 4a-hydroxytetrahydrobiopterin dehydratase, with translation MSDLTAQHCAPCEGGVKPFDKTEAEKHLKELDEGWEIVDEGKTIRKTFKFKGFNKTMGFMNAVAWIANAEGHHPDVKLGFNFCELNWQTHAIDGLSINDFICAAKVDALFK, from the coding sequence ATGTCCGATCTGACCGCACAGCACTGCGCCCCCTGCGAAGGCGGCGTCAAGCCTTTCGACAAGACCGAAGCCGAGAAGCATCTCAAGGAACTGGATGAAGGCTGGGAAATCGTGGATGAAGGCAAGACCATCCGCAAGACCTTCAAGTTCAAAGGTTTCAACAAGACCATGGGCTTTATGAACGCCGTGGCTTGGATTGCCAATGCCGAAGGTCACCATCCGGATGTGAAGCTGGGTTTCAACTTCTGCGAACTTAACTGGCAGACCCACGCCATTGACGGCTTGTCCATCAACGACTTCATCTGCGCCGCCAAAGTGGATGCGCTTTTTAAATAA
- a CDS encoding UbiH/UbiF/VisC/COQ6 family ubiquinone biosynthesis hydroxylase → MRNHYDIAVVGAGPVGATAALGLAEQGYSVALVDARPRQSPPEPDVPMDLRVFAVSRASQRLLGRLGAWAAIAAGRISPYRRMRVWDAHGGVSFDAADVAEPDLGHIIENAVIQGALHEQLAGQESVHWYAPDRLSQLTLEPEGALLRLEQAGRLRARLVVAADGGQSLCRQMAGIGVTPVDHEQKALVAHIRCEHWHGETARQRFLETGPLALLPLADGRCSIVWSTTPAEAERLQGLSPEAFGRELTLASEGTLGALMPDTERVAFPLCSRYADRYIDERLVLVGDAAHTVHPLAGLGMNLGLKDVATLHAVLDRAKRHGHDPGERAVLRRYERARAPDNRFMLHALDGINRLFRSDTPGVDLMRGWGMKLFNQSGPIKREVIRRAMG, encoded by the coding sequence ATGCGAAATCACTACGATATTGCGGTCGTGGGCGCAGGCCCCGTTGGGGCCACCGCGGCCCTGGGCTTGGCCGAACAGGGTTATTCCGTGGCGCTGGTGGATGCCCGTCCCCGCCAATCACCACCTGAGCCGGATGTCCCCATGGACTTACGGGTTTTTGCCGTCTCCCGGGCCTCTCAACGGTTACTGGGGCGTCTGGGGGCCTGGGCCGCGATTGCCGCGGGCCGGATCAGTCCGTATCGGCGGATGCGGGTCTGGGATGCCCATGGGGGAGTGAGCTTCGATGCCGCCGATGTGGCGGAACCCGACCTGGGCCATATCATTGAGAACGCTGTTATTCAGGGTGCGCTGCATGAGCAATTGGCCGGCCAGGAATCGGTCCATTGGTATGCGCCGGATCGCTTGTCCCAATTGACCCTGGAACCGGAGGGGGCCTTGCTGCGGCTGGAGCAGGCCGGCCGTCTCCGGGCTCGTCTGGTGGTGGCCGCCGATGGTGGCCAGTCCCTTTGTCGTCAGATGGCAGGCATCGGCGTGACGCCGGTGGATCATGAACAGAAGGCCCTGGTGGCTCATATCCGCTGTGAGCATTGGCACGGCGAGACCGCCCGCCAGCGTTTCCTCGAAACCGGTCCCCTGGCGCTATTGCCGCTGGCGGATGGGCGCTGCTCCATTGTCTGGTCTACCACACCGGCCGAAGCGGAGCGCCTTCAGGGCTTGTCTCCGGAGGCCTTCGGCCGTGAGCTGACCTTGGCCAGTGAAGGGACCCTGGGGGCCTTGATGCCTGATACAGAGCGTGTGGCCTTTCCGCTCTGCTCCCGCTATGCCGATCGATACATCGACGAGCGTCTCGTGCTGGTTGGCGATGCCGCCCACACGGTGCATCCCCTGGCGGGATTGGGCATGAACCTGGGACTGAAGGATGTGGCCACCCTCCACGCGGTACTGGACCGGGCCAAAAGGCACGGCCATGATCCCGGTGAGCGTGCGGTTCTGCGCCGCTATGAAAGGGCCCGGGCACCCGACAACCGATTCATGCTGCATGCCCTGGATGGCATCAACCGCCTGTTCCGCAGTGATACGCCGGGCGTGGACCTGATGCGGGGCTGGGGCATGAAGCTCTTTAATCAGAGTGGGCCCATCAAGCGGGAAGTGATCCGTCGGGCCATGGGGTAG
- the csrA gene encoding carbon storage regulator CsrA, translated as MLILTRRVGETVMIGDEVTVTVLGVKGNQVRIGVNAPKDVAVHREEIYERIRQESEGGENSDSENA; from the coding sequence ATGTTGATTCTTACCCGGCGTGTTGGTGAAACCGTCATGATCGGTGATGAAGTCACCGTGACCGTGCTCGGTGTGAAGGGTAATCAGGTCCGTATCGGGGTGAACGCACCCAAGGATGTGGCCGTGCACCGTGAAGAGATCTACGAACGCATCCGCCAGGAAAGCGAAGGCGGCGAGAACTCGGATTCAGAGAACGCTTAA
- the alaS gene encoding alanine--tRNA ligase, translating to MSQTMPNTQMTISTKELRQRFLSFFEEQGHTIVPSSPLVPQNDPTLLFTNAGMVQFKEVFLGRDKREYARATTSQRCVRAGGKHNDLENVGYTARHHTFFEMLGNFSFGDYFKREAIDYAWRFLTEEMGLPADKLWVTVYEEDDEAADIWLKEIGVSPDRFSRIGAEDNFWSMGDTGPCGPCSEIFYDHGPDVPGGPPGTPEEDGDRYVEIWNLVFMQYDRGADGKMKPLPAPCVDTGMGLERIAAVLQGVHSNYQTDLFQNLIRAAAEAVGGEQDLSHDSLKVIADHIRACAFLIVDGVLPSNEGRGYVLRRIIRRAVRHGFKLGAQGAFFHKLLPALVAEMGEAFPELARHQDEVVRALKREELKFSETVSQGMGLLEAVIQDLDGETIPGETVFKLYDTYGFPVDLTADVARERDLDVDHKGFEAAMAKQRDRARAASRFGASHDSIPDVDAETEFTGYEQTGHAAKVTHIFRDGDAVETLSAGESAVVVLDATPFYAEGGGQVGDSGLIESERGHFRVEDTQKQGSGAHAHVGTLESGALRVGESVQARIDARRRAAIVRNHSATHLLNAALREVLGEHIAQKGSLVAPDRLRFDFSHPEPVDAQALRRIEDRVNEQILENVAAEVRHMPFDDAVKAGALHLAGEHYSSDVRTLRFGDFSMELCGGTHVARTGDIGAFRVIHEGGIAAGVRRIEAVTGEGAIEWMRDADQRLNKIASLLRSDREETPERVSQLLDRQKKLEKELEQLRGKLASGTGNDLSSQAKEIKGIKLVSARLDGADAKALREAVDQLKNKLGQAVVVLATVDEGKVRLVAGVTKAESKQVKAGELVNMVAGQVGGKGGGRPDMAQAGGTNPEALDGALESVEAWVREKLA from the coding sequence ATGTCCCAGACCATGCCCAATACCCAGATGACTATCAGTACCAAGGAACTGCGCCAGCGTTTTTTGAGCTTTTTCGAGGAGCAGGGGCACACCATCGTGCCGTCCAGCCCCCTGGTGCCCCAAAACGATCCCACGCTGCTATTTACCAATGCCGGCATGGTGCAGTTCAAAGAAGTCTTTCTGGGCCGGGACAAGCGGGAATATGCGCGCGCGACCACCTCCCAGCGCTGCGTGCGGGCCGGGGGTAAGCATAATGACCTGGAAAACGTCGGCTACACTGCCCGCCATCACACCTTTTTCGAGATGCTGGGCAACTTCAGCTTCGGCGATTATTTTAAGCGCGAAGCCATCGACTATGCCTGGCGCTTTCTCACCGAAGAGATGGGCCTGCCGGCGGATAAGCTCTGGGTCACGGTCTATGAAGAGGACGATGAGGCCGCCGACATCTGGCTGAAGGAGATCGGTGTCAGCCCCGATCGTTTTTCCCGCATCGGGGCCGAGGACAATTTCTGGTCCATGGGGGATACCGGACCCTGTGGGCCCTGCTCGGAGATCTTCTACGACCACGGGCCGGATGTGCCCGGCGGACCCCCGGGAACCCCGGAGGAAGACGGCGACCGTTATGTGGAGATCTGGAACCTGGTCTTTATGCAGTATGACCGGGGTGCCGACGGCAAAATGAAACCTCTGCCGGCCCCCTGCGTGGATACCGGCATGGGCTTGGAGCGGATTGCGGCCGTCCTGCAGGGTGTACACAGTAATTACCAAACGGATTTGTTTCAGAACCTGATTCGGGCCGCCGCTGAGGCCGTGGGCGGGGAGCAGGACCTCTCCCATGATTCCTTGAAGGTTATTGCCGATCATATTCGGGCCTGCGCCTTTCTGATCGTCGATGGCGTGCTGCCCTCTAATGAAGGGCGGGGCTATGTGCTGCGCCGGATTATTCGGCGCGCCGTGCGCCATGGTTTCAAGCTGGGTGCCCAGGGGGCTTTCTTCCATAAACTGCTGCCGGCGTTGGTGGCCGAGATGGGCGAGGCTTTCCCCGAGCTGGCCCGACACCAGGACGAGGTAGTGCGTGCGCTGAAGCGGGAAGAACTGAAATTCTCCGAGACCGTGTCCCAGGGTATGGGGCTGTTGGAAGCGGTGATCCAGGATCTGGATGGGGAAACCATCCCCGGCGAGACCGTGTTCAAGCTCTATGACACCTATGGCTTCCCGGTGGATCTGACCGCCGATGTGGCCCGGGAACGGGATCTGGACGTGGACCATAAGGGTTTTGAGGCGGCCATGGCCAAGCAGCGGGATCGGGCCCGCGCCGCCAGCCGCTTTGGCGCCAGTCACGACAGCATCCCGGATGTGGATGCCGAGACCGAGTTCACCGGCTACGAGCAGACCGGCCATGCCGCCAAAGTCACCCATATCTTTCGCGATGGCGATGCTGTGGAGACCCTCTCCGCCGGTGAGTCCGCCGTGGTGGTGCTGGATGCCACGCCTTTCTATGCCGAAGGCGGTGGCCAGGTGGGTGACAGCGGCCTGATCGAAAGCGAACGGGGCCACTTCCGGGTGGAGGACACCCAAAAGCAAGGCAGTGGCGCCCATGCCCATGTGGGCACGCTGGAAAGTGGAGCGCTGCGCGTGGGTGAGTCGGTGCAAGCCCGTATCGATGCCCGCCGGCGAGCGGCCATTGTGCGGAACCACTCGGCCACCCATTTGCTGAATGCGGCTCTGCGGGAAGTGCTGGGCGAGCATATTGCCCAGAAGGGTTCCCTGGTGGCCCCGGATCGCCTGCGCTTTGATTTCTCTCATCCGGAGCCGGTGGATGCGCAAGCACTGCGCCGTATTGAAGACCGGGTCAATGAACAGATCCTGGAAAACGTGGCCGCCGAAGTGCGTCACATGCCCTTCGACGATGCCGTTAAGGCCGGTGCCCTGCACTTGGCCGGCGAGCATTACAGCAGTGATGTGCGCACCCTGCGTTTCGGCGATTTCTCCATGGAGTTGTGCGGCGGGACCCATGTGGCCCGGACAGGTGATATCGGCGCCTTCCGCGTTATCCACGAAGGGGGGATTGCCGCCGGCGTACGCCGCATCGAGGCGGTGACCGGTGAAGGCGCCATTGAATGGATGCGGGATGCCGATCAACGCCTGAACAAAATTGCCAGCCTGCTGCGTTCGGACCGGGAAGAGACCCCCGAGCGGGTCTCCCAGCTGTTGGATCGCCAGAAAAAGCTGGAGAAGGAATTGGAACAGCTGCGCGGCAAGCTGGCCAGCGGTACGGGCAATGATCTGAGCAGCCAGGCCAAGGAGATCAAGGGCATCAAGCTTGTCTCCGCCCGTCTGGACGGCGCCGATGCCAAGGCCTTGCGCGAAGCTGTTGATCAGCTCAAGAACAAGCTGGGTCAGGCTGTGGTGGTGTTGGCCACGGTGGATGAGGGCAAGGTCCGTCTAGTTGCCGGTGTGACCAAAGCGGAAAGCAAGCAGGTCAAGGCCGGCGAACTGGTGAATATGGTGGCCGGCCAGGTTGGAGGTAAGGGTGGCGGTCGTCCGGATATGGCCCAGGCCGGTGGCACGAATCCCGAAGCCCTGGATGGGGCGCTGGAATCGGTGGAAGCCTGGGTGCGGGAGAAGCTGGCTTAA
- a CDS encoding regulatory protein RecX, which produces MSDADENADSESKAREFAVRLLSRREYARQELAQRLRRKGYGRDTIDGVLDRLEELDYLNEDRFVEHFVRTRVDRGQGPMKIRAELMQRGVDGGLIDRAIATADCDFGQLAAAARQRRFGDERPDSLEEKARQARFLAQRGFTADHVRTALDTDPEELGLE; this is translated from the coding sequence ATGTCTGACGCTGATGAGAATGCCGACAGCGAGAGCAAGGCGCGGGAATTTGCCGTCCGGCTGCTGTCGCGTCGCGAGTATGCCCGTCAGGAACTAGCTCAACGGCTACGCCGCAAAGGCTATGGCCGGGACACCATCGACGGCGTCCTGGATCGTTTGGAAGAGCTGGATTATCTCAATGAAGACCGATTCGTGGAGCATTTTGTCCGCACCCGGGTGGATCGCGGCCAGGGTCCCATGAAGATTCGGGCCGAGCTGATGCAGCGGGGCGTGGATGGTGGACTGATCGACCGGGCCATCGCCACCGCCGATTGCGATTTCGGCCAACTGGCCGCCGCCGCCCGCCAGCGGCGCTTCGGCGATGAACGCCCCGATTCCCTGGAAGAAAAGGCCCGCCAGGCCCGCTTCCTCGCCCAACGCGGTTTCACCGCCGACCACGTCCGCACCGCCCTCGACACCGACCCCGAAGAGCTGGGTTTGGAATAG
- the recA gene encoding recombinase RecA translates to MDENRKKALAAALGQIEKQFGKGSVMRMGDGADFRDVSAISTGSLGLDMALGVGGLPKGRVAEIYGPESSGKTTLTLHVIAECQKQGGTAAFVDAEHALDPDYAEKLGVNLDDLLVSQPDTGEQALEISDMLVRSGAVDVVVVDSVAALTPKAEIEGEMGDSHVGLQARLMSQALRKLTANIKRSGTLVVFINQIRMKIGVMFGSPETTTGGNALKFYSSVRLDIRRIGAIKKGDEVLGNDTRVKVVKNKVAPPFRQTEFEILYGQGISREGEIIDLGVTNGLVDKAGSWYSYKGDRIGQGKDNARQFLKDNPEVAQEIEANLREMLMPKKKPRGEEAAEKDAEASAKKTEASSES, encoded by the coding sequence ATGGACGAGAACAGAAAGAAGGCACTGGCCGCGGCCCTGGGCCAGATCGAGAAACAGTTCGGCAAGGGCTCGGTCATGCGCATGGGCGATGGTGCCGATTTCCGGGATGTCTCCGCAATCTCCACCGGCTCCCTTGGCCTGGACATGGCCCTGGGTGTGGGTGGTTTGCCCAAGGGGCGGGTGGCCGAAATCTACGGTCCGGAATCCTCGGGTAAAACGACCCTGACCCTGCATGTGATTGCCGAATGCCAGAAGCAGGGTGGTACCGCAGCCTTTGTGGATGCCGAGCATGCCCTGGATCCGGACTATGCCGAAAAACTGGGCGTGAACCTGGATGATCTGCTGGTCTCCCAGCCGGACACCGGTGAGCAGGCCCTGGAAATTTCCGACATGCTGGTCCGCTCCGGCGCGGTGGACGTGGTGGTGGTGGACTCCGTGGCTGCGCTTACGCCCAAGGCCGAAATTGAGGGTGAGATGGGGGATTCCCATGTGGGTCTTCAGGCCCGGCTCATGTCCCAGGCCCTGCGCAAGCTCACGGCCAACATCAAGCGTTCCGGTACGCTGGTGGTCTTCATTAACCAGATCCGGATGAAGATCGGGGTCATGTTTGGCAGTCCCGAGACCACCACCGGGGGCAATGCCCTGAAGTTCTATTCCTCGGTCCGCCTGGACATTCGCCGCATCGGGGCCATCAAGAAAGGTGACGAAGTGCTGGGCAATGACACCCGGGTGAAGGTGGTCAAGAACAAGGTGGCGCCGCCTTTCCGCCAGACCGAGTTCGAGATCCTCTATGGCCAGGGGATTTCCCGGGAAGGTGAAATCATCGATCTGGGTGTGACCAATGGCCTGGTGGACAAGGCCGGCTCCTGGTACAGCTACAAGGGCGACCGCATCGGCCAGGGCAAGGATAATGCCCGCCAATTCCTCAAGGACAACCCGGAAGTGGCCCAGGAAATCGAGGCCAATCTGCGTGAAATGCTGATGCCGAAGAAAAAGCCCCGGGGTGAAGAGGCGGCCGAGAAGGACGCCGAGGCGTCCGCTAAAAAGACTGAAGCTTCCTCCGAGAGTTGA
- the thpR gene encoding RNA 2',3'-cyclic phosphodiesterase → MTKERLFFALWPSDNIREALRPAADAVRDAAADGKTVSQDKLHITLRFMGSLDADQWKAAELAASRVRERSIDLLLDRAGYWPQSRVLWIGCGEVPDALLGLVADLNTELGGEGFELTGRPYRPHVTVARGVTDCAELPPIRPIHWEPAHFVLVRSQLGAGDPSYEIVGEWPIR, encoded by the coding sequence TTGACTAAAGAGCGATTATTCTTCGCCCTCTGGCCCAGCGACAACATTCGCGAGGCCTTGCGCCCGGCGGCCGATGCCGTCCGCGATGCCGCTGCGGATGGGAAGACCGTCTCCCAGGACAAGCTGCATATCACCCTGCGGTTCATGGGCAGTCTGGATGCCGATCAGTGGAAGGCGGCCGAACTGGCGGCCAGCCGGGTACGGGAACGGTCCATCGATCTGTTGCTGGACCGGGCCGGTTACTGGCCTCAAAGCCGGGTGCTCTGGATTGGCTGCGGCGAGGTACCGGACGCCCTGCTGGGCCTGGTGGCCGACCTCAATACCGAGCTGGGGGGGGAAGGTTTCGAGCTCACCGGGCGGCCCTATCGCCCCCACGTCACCGTGGCCCGAGGCGTGACAGACTGTGCCGAACTCCCGCCCATTCGCCCCATTCACTGGGAACCGGCCCATTTTGTCCTCGTGCGTTCGCAGCTGGGCGCCGGCGACCCGAGCTATGAAATTGTGGGTGAGTGGCCCATCCGCTAG
- a CDS encoding CinA family protein translates to MNQSDALDDAALNRLAVKLGDGLAERKLTLSLAESCTGGWIAKCLTDVAGSSAWFESGWVSYSNRAKQEELSVEAELLARHGAVSQAVVKAMAEGARRRAGSDWALAVSGVAGPGGGSADKPVGTVCFGLALDEDARAWTKYFQGEREQVRRASVAWALQCLLNHLP, encoded by the coding sequence ATGAATCAATCCGATGCCCTTGATGATGCCGCCCTGAATCGTCTGGCCGTGAAGCTGGGGGACGGACTGGCGGAACGAAAGCTCACCCTGTCTCTGGCCGAATCCTGCACGGGTGGCTGGATTGCCAAGTGTTTGACGGATGTGGCCGGCAGCTCGGCCTGGTTCGAATCTGGCTGGGTGAGTTATTCCAACCGGGCCAAGCAGGAGGAATTGTCGGTGGAAGCCGAATTGCTGGCGCGCCACGGGGCGGTATCCCAGGCCGTGGTCAAGGCCATGGCCGAAGGCGCCCGCCGTCGCGCCGGCAGTGACTGGGCTCTGGCGGTGAGCGGTGTGGCCGGGCCGGGTGGGGGCAGCGCAGACAAGCCGGTGGGCACGGTCTGTTTTGGTCTTGCCCTGGATGAAGACGCGCGGGCCTGGACTAAGTATTTCCAGGGCGAGCGGGAACAGGTGCGGCGGGCCAGTGTGGCCTGGGCCCTGCAATGCTTGCTGAATCATTTGCCATAA